A genomic window from Salvia hispanica cultivar TCC Black 2014 chromosome 5, UniMelb_Shisp_WGS_1.0, whole genome shotgun sequence includes:
- the LOC125190323 gene encoding calcium-binding protein KRP1-like — MAGGNDQFEDMLPLMAERLGGEGLIGELCKGFGLLMDREKGVITFESLKKNSALLGLQDLGDEELEGMLREGDLDRDGALDQMEFCVLMFRLSPQLMDQSEALLEYALEHEFGWN, encoded by the coding sequence ATGGCTGGAGGGAATGATCAGTTTGAAGACATGCTGCCATTGATGGCCGAGAGGTTGGGAGGTGAGGGGCTGATTGGGGAGCTCTGCAAAGGGTTTGGTCTGCTGATGGATAGGGAAAAGGGGGTGATCACATTTGAGAGTTTGAAGAAGAACTCAGCTCTCTTGGGGCTGCAGGATCTCGGGGACGAGGAGCTCGAGGGGATGCTGAGGGAGGGCGATCTCGACCGGGATGGCGCCCTCGACCAGATGGAGTTTTGTGTGCTCATGTTCAGGTTGAGCCCTCAGCTCATGGACCAGTCTGAGGCCTTGCTTGAGTATGCTTTAGAGCATGAGTTTGGAtggaattga
- the LOC125187500 gene encoding zinc finger protein CONSTANS-LIKE 2-like: MKKTCELCKQAARLLCESDQAILCWDCDARVHSANFLVARHSRNLLCRACQSPTSWCSTGSKLSPTFSSCRKCADHCDEEEKSASAAEEMAENHVAPWSPPPESSLSGGESAPVARKRRDRAAIIEDLNICADSVATARCKSRRSEAVAPEERDVDLNLTLGLFSR; the protein is encoded by the exons atgaagaaaacatgCGAGCTGTGTAAACAAGCGGCGCGGCTACTCTGCGAGTCAGACCAGGCGATCTTATGCTGGGACTGCGACGCCAGGGTGCACTCCGCCAACTTCCTGGTGGCGCGGCATTCGAGAAACCTCCTCTGCCGCGCCTGCCAGTCGCCGACGTCGTGGTGCTCCACCGGATCGAAGCTCTCGCCGACCTTCTCCTCCTGCCGGAAATGCGCCGATCATTGCGATGAGGAGGAGAAATCGGCgtcggcggcggaggagatgGCGGAGAATCACGTCGCGCCGTggtcgccgccgccggagaGCTCGCTCAGCGGCGGAGAATCGGCGCCGGTCGCGAGGAAGCGCCGCGATCGCGCCGCGATTATC GAAGATCTGAATATCTGTGCGGATTCGGTGGCGACGGCGCGGTGCAAGTCGCGGAGATCGGAGGCGGTGGCGCCGGAGGAGAGGGACGTTGATCTGAATCTGACGCTGGGGCTTTTCAGCCGTTGA